Proteins found in one Homalodisca vitripennis isolate AUS2020 chromosome 4, UT_GWSS_2.1, whole genome shotgun sequence genomic segment:
- the LOC124361217 gene encoding uncharacterized protein LOC124361217: MNLSRHLCRTRKVTSLRLTEVVVLPRTWTSTRTSLSAAEVTSLRLTEVVVPPYVDIHEDITLCCRFDTDGEKLYSVKWYKDELEFCSTQTARSSTQSSEVTSLRLTEVVVPPYVDIHEDITICCRFDTDGEKLYSVKWYKDELEFCSTQTARSSTQSSEVTSLRLNEVVVPPYVDIHEDITLCCRFDTDEVTSLRLTEVVVPPYVDIHEDITLCCRFDTDEVTSLRLTEVVVPPYVDIHEDITLCCRFDTDGEKLYSVKWYKDELEFFRYMPGNTPHTQIFPRPGIVLDETLSDKTSVTLTALSFNTSGTYRCEVSTEAPSFKTVFASNNLTVMVLPTSEPEIVGVQRRYYLGDHINTTCTSAWSHPAPSLSWYINGAKAEPTRLVQYPLVSSHGLFAQSLGLSFLPERRHFQGPYFALELRCRVTIDNLPPWERLVTPRLHVDLTNQKLSMVLSQASCRDSLLSTVTALSAAILATTT, from the exons ATGAATCTGTCCAGGCACCTTTGTCGCACACGGA AGGTGACAAGTCTGCGACTGACCGAAGTAGTAGTTCTCCCCCGTACGTGGACATCCACGAGGACATCACTCTCTGCTGCAG AGGTGACAAGTCTGCGACTGACTGAAGTAGTAGTTCCCCCGTACGTGGATATCCACGAGGACATCACTCTCTGCTGCAGGTTCGACACAGACGGCGAGAAGCTCTACTCAGTCAAGTGGTACAAGGACGAGTTGGAGTTCT GTTCGACACAGACGGCGAGAAGCTCTACTCAGTCAAGTG AGGTAACAAGTCTGCGACTGACTGAAGTAGTAGTTCCCCCGTACGTGGATATCCACGAGGACATCACTATCTGCTGCAGGTTCGACACAGACGGCGAGAAGCTCTACTCAGTCAAGTGGTACAAGGACGAGTTGGAGTTCT GTTCGACACAGACGGCGAGAAGCTCTACTCAGTCAAGTG AGGTAACAAGTCTGCGACTGAATGAAGTAGTAGTTCCCCCGTACGTGGACATCCACGAGGACATCACTCTCTGCTGCAGGTTCGACACAGACG AGGTAACAAGTCTGCGACTGACTGAAGTAGTAGTTCCCCCGTACGTGGACATCCACGAGGACATCACTCTCTGCTGCAGGTTCGACACAGACG AGGTAACAAGTCTGCGACTGACTGAAGTAGTAGTTCCCCCGTACGTGGATATCCACGAGGACATCACTCTCTGCTGCAGGTTCGACACAGACGGCGAGAAGCTTTACTCAGTCAAGTGGTACAAGGACGAGTTGGAGTTCTTCAGGTACATGCCGGGCAACACTCCCCACACGCAGATATTTCCTCGTCCAGGCATTGTTTTAGAC GAAACCCTGAGTGACAAGACCAGTGTAACGCTGACAGCGCTGAGCTTCAACACTAGCGGGACGTACAGGTGCGAGGTCTCGACTGAGGCGCCTAGCTTCAAAACTGTGTTTGCCAGCAACAACCTCACTGTTATGG TCCTGCCAACGTCGGAACCCGAGATAGTCGGAGTGCAGAGGCGTTACTACCTGGGTGACCACATCAACACTACTTGTACCTCGGCTTGGTCTCACCCAGCGCCCTCTCTGTCCTGGTACATCAACGGTGCCAAG GCGGAACCAACACGGTTGGTACAGTATCCCCTGGTCTCTAGTCATGGTTTGTTCGCCCAGTCTTTGGGTCTCAGTTTTCTCCCAGAGAGACGACACTTCCAGGGTCCGTACTTCGCCCTGGAGCTGCGCTGTCGCGTCACCATCGACAATCTGCCCCCCTGGGAGCGCCTGGTCACTCCCCGACTCCACGTCGATCTCACTAACCAGAAGCTGTCCATGGTTCTCAGTCAGG CCAGCTGTAGAGACTCCCTGTTGTCAACTGTCACCGCCCTGTCAGCAGCTATTCTCGCCACCACCACGTGA